ACTGGTTTACGGACAAGTGAGGTGGGAAGGGAATCGAGGCCACGGACGCCTTTGCCTTTGTGTCATAATGGGATAAGGGAGAAAGGGGAGGATGACTCTAGAGGTTGGGATGAGCGGACTCAAGGGTCAGATAGGCCACTAACCAGGGACACATCCTCATCCCAGTCACCAGGTACTGAAAATGCAGCAGACCGTCCGGCAGGCCGAGATGGGTCTCACCCACCACAGCAGCCACCTCCTGAGGAAGACAGTGTGTCTTGTGATGCTAGGTCCCCAGAAGATACCCGTCTGTCCCCTCAGCGTAGACCTCATAGTCAGTATGAGGAATCGAACGATTCAACGAACGTACATTCCAGCATGCCCCCTAGGACGTCTCAGAATAGTGAGAGGAACTGGCAAAAAGTTATCGTTGAGCAAGATGATTCTTCTAGTGACTCAAGTGAATTAATACTTAAGATTGAATCTGAAGACATCGCTGATGATGATTTGGATCCCCAGAGTTCTGATGCTGGAGCTGAAACCAACAAAGTGGGTAACAGTGTGAATGAGAGAGACAGGAGTGTGCCCATTAGTGCAGATAGGACTGCAGATCGTAGTGATGTCATAAAAGAGCAGTCGAGGGATGGCAGAGACTCCCCATCATCCAGGAAAAGAACATGTTCAAATGATGACAGCAGTAATGATAGTGACAATGTACCATTGATAAAAAAAGTACGTCGTGATTCAGAAATTTCCCTTCATTATAATGAGGAGGAGGATGATGCAGGCCTGACAAATGgagagagtggtgtttcaggtagTAGGACTAGTGGGAAGTAATGCATAATTATTTTGCATAATCACATGTGTAGTATTTATCAGCATAACGTGATATGTTTTATTCCCAGTTTATTTAAGTGCAGTCTCacaaattttataatatgttttgAACATCCAGATTTATTGTGGTAGAAAGTTGTCAGCTATAATTTTGTATACAATATGTGTAAAGTTACATGCagatgtaaaataaaatgttttatgaatATTGAACAGCCAGTTTTACCTTCAGTGTTAAAACTGTAACATATGAAGGTCATAATGTCACAAACTTTCACACACATATAGTGAATTTAATCATATTTTAGAATCTTTCTGTTGGTAGAACACCATTAATTTGTGTCTAGTTACATTTTCTGCCCACCGTATTTGGTCACACAATGTCTTCAACAATTATTTTATCATTCAAAGATATTATGCAGGCAATCTTTTCATTTCTTGCACAGGGCTTTATAAATAgtgttttaatatgttatttgaATTTTCACTGTATTGTTGCATCCCTTCTCAGTAATCTCCTCCTAAGAGAAATTGCATTACTTATTCTACAGTGCACATGTATGCACCAAGTGAAAAGCAGCTCAAATATCTCCGTACACCCTTCTCACAAGTACAGTGGATTTACAAACATTGGAAATTCTGGTACAGACCAAAATCGTCTTTCAGTGAGAGCATGACTGTAGAGTTCTGTCACATAAGATGTGAATACAGGATGGAAATACAGTCATGGGGCAATTTACTAGAGGAAATCTGTGACATCACCCTAGAGCAAATGTAAATATCCCCTAAAAAGCATCATATTACACTTCAGGGCCCTATGTATCCACATTCCCCACCCCTTTCCCCTTCTCCAGGAAAAATCGTCCAATCGTAACCTCTCCTTGTATGAAATTACACTAAAAGTGATCTCAATGCTGTGAGCGCATACTGTGAAAATCATTTGTGTATTCCTGGTGGGATCTCTTCTCATGAACAGCCTTTTTTCTCGATACGATCTCTCACACTGGACATTTGTGGAATAAAATTCAATGAAGAGaagttgttgagagcccttcctggcccaaagtaacaatgcagatgtgatcaaaacgcagtattgaccatctaagcatagttgaactacggacaacacgagccgcgtacctccttcctggttgaatgacaggaactgatcagctgtcggaccccctctgtctaatacacTGctgttgcatggttgtttacatctttgggcagatttAATGACACCTCCGAACAGtcggactgtctgtgatacaatatctacagtcaacatctatcttcaggagttctgggaactagggtgatgcaaaacttttttccccATGCGCACACACAAAACTGTTCTGACTTATATGTTCGTGACTGTGCTCTACCTCAAAGTTTGAAACTAAACTGCAATATATGCATTTTAATTGAAGATGCTAGTGAAAATTGATCTGTATAATAGCTTGAAATAATTATTCAGTTGAGCTTTAACATGATCTGTTTGCAGATGTAGTTGACTGTATTGCGTGGTCCATAATGGATGAGTGTCATCTGTCTGAAATTAATCAGATAAGCTGAAGTAttatggtatgagtgggacagtgcaaaaatggtttaattcatatttaactggaaggatgcagaagtttgaaattaacagtacaggcaACCTGCAAAAAGCAGCAGAGTCTCTAATTGGGGAGGTACCAAAAATGATGTCCCACTGGGTTCAGTCTTGGGGCCCTTTTtgatcttaatatatattaatggcttACCACTCTATATGATGAaggtgcaaagctagttctttttgctgatgatacaagtgtagtattcatgcccaacaagcaagaattagtcaaggaaattgtaaataatgtcttccagaaaattattaagtggttctctacaaatggactctcactaaattttgagaaaacacagtatatacagtaaatggcatgacaccattgataaatataaacTGAACagctgttgctaaggtagaatattcaaaatatctgagtgtgtgcactgatgagaaattgaagtgCAAGAaaaggttaggttcagctacttatgctattaaggttattgcaaattttggtgataaatgtaTCAGTAAATTACCCTACTGTGCctgctttcattcactgcttttatatggcatcaaattttgagtaattcatcactaagagaaaaagtattcattgcacaaaagcatgtaatcagaataatagctggagcccacccaagatcacctataagaaatttatttaaggaactctggatattcacagtaccttcacaatacaagTTTGAAATTTGTTACTGATAAGCCagcccagttcaaaaataacagcaaagtgcattgctacaacactggaagaaaggatgatcttcactatagtgggttaaatctaactttggcacggaAGGGGTGAAttttgctgccacaaaaatctttagtcatttgccaaatagcattaaaagtctgacagatagccaaccaacatttaaaaacaaattaaaagaatttctgaatgacaactcctcctactcaatagatgaattttaagATAtgttcatgatgtatggaacaagtattaatgtaatttaatgatgaattatatgttttattttattttacacatctagttccataggaccaaattgaggagcaaatctccaaggtcatggtacatgtcagtacatgaaattacaacataaaagcaaaaactgataaaatgaaatgtttattaacCCCCAAAAAAGACAGTCAACAatgtaacataggaatcagcttaatttttcaaggaactcgtcgacagaatagaaggagcgacccatgaggaaactcttcagtttcaatttgaaagcatgtggattactgctaaatttttgaattcttgtggtagcttatcaaaaatggatgcagcagtatacttcacacctttctgcacaagagtcaaggaagtgcaacccaaatgcagattggatttatgCTTAGtttaactgagtgaaaggtgctaattcttgggaatgagctgttattgttaacaaaaaacgacagaatacGTATATATTGAAGGCCAATCTCAGAatagaatacccagactagtgaacaggtttCGACAAGAGGTTTGCGAGCTTAAACCACTTATTTCCCATTTGTGAGCCAaatatatcctttgagaatgggaagttgccacaaaatataataccatactacAAAAGCGAatggaaaataagcaaagtagattacttttcgtgtcAAACTATCGCTTACTTCAGATcctgtttgaatagtaaaaatggcagcattaagtctttgaacaagatcctgaatgtgggctttccatgacagtttactgtctacctgaacacctagaaatttgaactgtttagtttcgcTAATCATCTGCCCATTTGCTGAGATTACAATGTCGGGTTATGTTGAATtatgtattagaaactgtaaaaactgagtcttactgtgattaagcattaatttattttctacaagccatgaacttaagtcatgaaCCGCACTTTTTGAAACAGAGCCGATGTTGCAgacatcccttactaccaagcttgtgtcatcagcgaacagaaatattCTCAACAGGAATGGCCCCAGCCCTGATCCCTCGGCAACCCCCATTTGACCGTGCCTCACTCTGACCCCGCAACACTGAATAATGCTCTTTtgatgtctgttgttaaagtaagaggtgaaccaattgtaagttactccccatattccataatggtccaacttctggagcaatattttttgatacacacacacacctcagtTAATTAAAAAAAGATGACTAGCATTCAAAAACTTAAGTgggtttactactgagtactttaatcgttcaggaaactgatgaTTCttaaaggagaaattacaaatatggctaagtacagtgctaacatgtgcagcacagtactttaatatcctgCTAGGCACTCCAAtcacatccatgagagtccttagacttcagtgatttgattattgactcaatctccccattGTCggtaccacagaggagtatttcggacatcaatctcggaaaggcaattGCCAagtgatgctgagttgcagatagggataacaaaaagacactcacaattatagctttcggccattaaggcctttgtcaacaatagacagacatacGCTCACGCACGACCGCTtgaacgctctctctctctctctctctctctctctctctctctctctctctcacacacacacacacacacacacacacacacacacacacagacgactgcagtccaggcaactgaaaccacatatcCTTCGTGTTGGTGTGGGTGCAGGCGCGTGCGCGCTCACGCACATGCGTATGTCTGTCTCTTGTTGATGAAGCCCTTAATGgctaaaagctataattgtgagagtctttttattgtgcctatctgcgactgagcGTCTCCTCTATGTGattagtagcaactttccttctcacaatattgttacattccatcctggattttccattgtttgaatttccaagggagtaatatgattccctgtaaaaactaatattgtatttaattcaccagcaatgctcagaaaatgatgttAAATACTAACAGAAATATTCTTCCTATGAACTGACTAttattgaccttgtgctgctgaccacacttccttcacaactgaccacatggctgtaattttatcctgtgaattagctgttctaatTGTGTACTatgtactctttgccttcctaataacattcttAAGCACCctacaatactatttgtaatgggatACTATagctgattgtgactacttctaacatgttGATGTAATTCCCACGTTGTTTTCATGATATCCTCATCCCAATCGTCAGCCacacaggctgccttttactgctactaCCATGTTTAGAATGTTCAAATGGAAATCAACTGtaaaagagcatgaaaaatgtgttaaggaaattaTTATATTTgacatctatattatcggcactataaacgtcctgccactcttgttccttagtgagatttaACAAAGTATCTATTGCCGTTGGATGTTCCAGAGACTTAATAAGTCTTAACTTTATCTAAGGTACCGGTGGGATTCTCCCCATTTCATTCAGTGCTAAGGTGCTATTCCAGTGTTGGAGAGTCTCTGCAATACTGATATGAATTAAGATGGGGAACATGAcgatgggctgaggtgtgaattacAGTTTGTATTAGGGAGGGTAATCCATGCAGCTATGTTAAATGCATTGGCAGGGTGGActgtggttagtgcatctgccagGTTCAAATTTCAGtctttgtgaaaattttaatttatttgaaatatgTTCACAAACAACTCTAGTGTGAGATTAACAaatgtaaaagaatggacctgcaaaattacgaaCTAGTTTCCTtaatatcagtttgctgcagaattcctaAGCATATTCCGAGTTCAAGTATATTACATTTCCTTGTGGGAAAAAACCGTACATAGACAGATCAACACAGATTTATAAAGCATCATTTGTGCAAAATTGAAATTGCTCCTTTATCAGTGATATCTTGTGGTCCTGTTTATGTGTATTCCAATCTCGGTAGCAAGTCTAGTAATTTTCTCGTTTGTAGGAGatctgtttgtactttctcagttaCTCCTGactgctgccttttttttttttttttttttttttttttttttttttttttttttttttttttttccgtattAATTCTTTTACACAGTACGATTTGGGTGTGAACTGTGCTTATTATGAGCAAACTCAAGGGGAATGGGCTGATGTGTGTAAACTGCTGCAAGCTGTGATCGCCCCAGTCAACAGGCTTCTGGGTGCCACTAAAATCTGCAGTGACATCAGGATGCCAGTGATGAGATCTGCAACACCTTTGGTGCCATTGGAATCCCTGGTGACCTTGTTGTCGCTGCAACTTCTGATACACAACATCTGAATGGTCTGTCTTCACTCAAGAGTAGGTGGCAGACCGTGATGGGTTTATGCTTCATTAGGTGGAAGACAAAACAGGGAGCAGGCTGCAGAGCTGGCTCCTTCCACTTTAGCGACATGTATGAGGTGCTACTCACTGTCGAAAACACTTCTGAGCCAGCACAGGATGCCTGTCATGTTGGGCCagccgattttcctgcccagtctggaAGGTGCAGAGGCTGGATATGCTAGTCACTGGGAGCTCCAACATTTGGCAGGTAATGGAGCCTTTTAGGGAAATACAATGTAGGGTAGGAAAGAATGCCAGGGCGCACTCATTATGTTGTGTGTGCATTTGTCAGAGGTGGAGGAGGCTTTACTGGCGGCTGTTGAGCACaatgggtgcaaccagctgcaaatAGTGGGATATGTAATGACAAATTACTCCTGCCATGTGTAGTCAGAGGTAGTACTTGGTTCCTCTAGCCAGATGTCTGATTTAGTGAGGGCAACTAGTATCGCACACAGGGTGCTGGCTAAGATCACTATTTATAGCATCATACTTAGGGTAAATCATTGCCCTCTGTTTTGGAGTAGAGTGGAAGgtgtaaaccagaggctcagacaattctgcgacAATACCAGATGCAAATTTCTTGATCTCCACTTTCGGATGGAGTATTATAGAGATTCCCTTCACAGCTATATAACCATGTGGTGCGTAAAGAAAGCAATTAGATATTCAAGGGGGGACAAGGTGCACTTATGTGGATCAGTCAAAAACATTTATCAGCAATAATTAATGGTTAGGTTCCTGAGAGAAAGAAGGAATTAGTCCACATTGAGAAATTCTTTGTTTCCAGTCTGAACTCTAATTCGGAAGTTGTAATTTACCTCAGGATTCCTACTGTTTCATCTGAAGATATGCCCTTTACTCTTATCAACCATCAGAGACATTAGACATGAATCAGTGAAATGGAGATGAACTGTCCCATAGTCACTGATTGTACTCAGAATGATTCcaatcacacacaaaatatttgtcACACAACAGTTAAGTTGTATGACATTCCCTTTTTAACTTATCAGCAACAAAACATTTTATAGTTGTTACAGCTGTAGATCATCCACAGGTACTGGACTCCTTCAGATTTTTGTGTAACAACCTTTAATCAGTTTCAGTTTTATTGTTCAGAGGCTTGAAGTGCTTTGGGTGCTGTTATTTACTCAATCATTCTTACTATTTATTAGTCACATTTCACGTCttacataataattaaataaaagatCACACCTTCcaaattagaaaaattcagtttATCAACACGAAATAATTAGGATAATGGTGTTTGTACTTCAAAACATAGAGCGCAGGGCTCCTTCAGTGAATAAATCTGCAGCACAAGGTACCTACTACTACTCTTCAACTACCTGTAAATGCCACCTGCACTAGTTTTTACCATCCTACAGGCATGTACATACTCTTTTACACCTCTCGAGAAGGGAGATGAAATGTCTTGCCTTTGCAATAGCATCAGATCTTTATCATATTGTTGAATTTCTTTAATACTTTGATATTCTTAAGAAAACTTAACTTAAATGCTCAAGTGAATCTCTTTCTCTGCTTAATAAAGTTGAACatcttttcagaatgaaattttcactctgcagatggatgtgtgctgatatgaaattccaggcagattaaaactatatgcaagctagactgagactcaaacttggggtcttttgcctttcgctggcaaatgCTCTACTGACTTAGCTACCCAGGCTACGACCGGCCCTcatagctttatttctgccattaccttgtctcctaccttccaaatttcgcagaagtttgtaatggtcgcctggtcgtagatattgctaattgctataatcgcactatttcactcccatttacggagcttgttagcacttgatgttaggttggcgccattaaaatgcattgtgttgtggtaatcgctgctacttgctggatcgctgctgtgtctcgatgctgatgctggctgtaaatctggttgtctagggttaaaaacatgaggtcccgtgttttttatgtgcttttgatgataaagaacgagcgaaaccaacaaatatgtaaacttcaaatatttattactctggtggccatcttaattccactgtccaccaaagaccatgacacaacacaaagtagtatttccgttacatgttctttgcattgtttatccacctcaaacaataacacacaaacacactttaccaaagtgacattccgactgcctcccgaccgttcttgctgcttgtatttataacattgtcaaagaactactaaaaagagatatagtttacaagtcacatgtacatctgttatcataatttgtgcagaaaagttattaatttgcatcgagtgacataatttaacatgttattaaaatgacagacagatttgttgacttgacagaataattctttgttacaaaaaggctgttttttagaagtttgtcaattgacttctctaatttgcataaataagtaattaacatgaattaagaattacattggttttcgtctaaaacaggattgatttcgtgaatactaagtgaaaccgctcctagtgaacaaataggtttcactgggtgatttttatttaaggagatccaaaatacctaagttgtccactatttttcgtacttcatattaattatttaagatgaacttagtgtttttacatgatgacatttgctatatcagcgatcaagtgatataaattttgtgtgggtcagttattcagtataatttaatgggttgactgtttatgcagacatgttatgcaatcattgttaacatacacaataacttttctataatcataaatactcgttaaactggttgaatttggagggtatctcatacttcggtacagtaaagcctttaatatgttccgttacaatacccccctcgggtaatatcatttacagaatgttaatgatattagccgactaggacaaatgtgtcaaatggttaaaatttgggaaagtactactttaataatttttttttgttttactatgcataatgtgtatgtatgcaatgaccgttacactgtttcaaaatgactttttcctgcaaatattttagttgtgttgtttcaaatgcactttgtgttatggctctcagtatgacagcataataaaaatatttagtaatatatgaaagtaaaaaaaaatgttaatctttgctcccagtgagccacatggaaaatgatcaaaaacagacacaaatatatcacatgcgattttaagatatataaaaaatatatgtaaattatttcaaagtcagttctcattgagtcacagattaatcaagataatcgaaggaacataaatatattacatagatggacaggtcatatgtccataggaaaatattgcaactgtctgctctttttgagcaacataaaaaaaaatgaaaacaaagaacataattataagtatggacatgatatataaacacaaacattagagaagtcacatgtatgaatatagtatgcatttgaaaaaaaaggaagagttttttaaatattgtctcccattgcgacacatagtcaagacagtacaagaacatattaatactaaaattggacacttaaattggtcacaacataacacaaacatcaaacttggtgaacatctgattagctgtagaaaattgtacacaaatcttatgcctaagaacacaatagtaacaaaatgatgggtcttgcacaacgatttttacattgtcttttatttggtgcaagtatgtcccatattcaataatacaaaaggaaagtaataaatgtttgtcaccttcttgcccgttgcaagtaaagaagatgtctcaaaatttaatattcaatagtgacaataaaagtataaaaacattctctcagagatctggaacttttccagggtctgtaggatgagtggtagttgctatttgacacacccagtaaaatctttgctgataacatgcttcatggaaaatgggtaagtaactgtattcaaacagggaaatttgcttaatcatgtttatatggtttcaattcagtgatgtttcttaatccaaataaccttcttgatctgggaaagataagtctatacgcattaggatgtgggctttcttttatttcaaacggacaaatgtcaatgtttactttaacatttgGACAaccctagctcaacatctttgtctatttcagtattttcaaacaatagatcattttcaatttctttagttcctaagtctaatgtctctttcctacacttagacacacccctctctgtttgcaaagcattgacatttaaacataaacctttgttttcatctgttccttttaacattgtgttgccacttaacaaactactgttttcaccccattttttataaagtccactacggattcttgtccaccatgtaggatacaaggttgcacttacctttgctaattctttccaaaaggcatctttgtttatacagtttccatagttgttccacaaaacttctaaaaacttttcccttttctcttgaaaacacacatttacattccatccctttatattttctttaatattattattattattattaccattctcatagattagtgtttcatagttcccaataggcaatagcttgtcctcagatacacattccctagtctgcatttcacttacattaacctcattattacccatgtttgtcacatcacttacctttacctcatcatcacttttcaattctacaaatacttttatttctccctccacactctcatcaataacatcacttgatttaggatcattatgtaaatgtccctctattacttcttcctcctcctcctccacaacaaccccatcttcagtttcccccctatgtatctgaatttcagcaattgagtctttggctccattaaacacttcatcatcccccttcttatcaaataaaccccccaaaatagattctatttgtggtgtgtctgatttgttattaacaccagtatctttttcagcccaactatggaactctgcaataccttcaacttctgcaatttcactaactacctgtgcttgaacactgttttcattaactgtatcacttttactcatagtatcccaaaaccttttattaaattctaatttattcattctaacaacatcagtgttttcatggtacttactctttacattgtatcctctccttttccagttccggttatgtgttgtcctgtcataatattgtctagccccaaaactacggacatctagtgggactgtccaccgtttcccggctggttccctcggtctgtccgtttgtagttgtcgttttgttcactagtttcaacaaacccccttctatcttgttctcttccccaatacctatttctatcattcctgttatctctcctccatcctccctcctgtgtattgtttctgaaatcattttcatatatcctatctcccctatttggagcattatttccagaattttcaaagtctctcctcccataataatctctatttacattcctgttccaccccccatactggttgttgccagagccaaaactttggttattttctctttccaaggccctatctaatctatctacaaatttcaggaactcttccattgaatcgtctggtccatggaccaattcccactgcagtctctctggtaaccttctttttaaaacatcaatttgtgtcataatatcaaaagagttattcaagtgagcaagttttttcaattgatctctgcaaaatttttgcattccccctactttccctctatacactggtccatttagaaattctgactttaatctggcttgtatagattgtgaccaaaatttgcaaataaacttagcttcaaactcttcaaaagtattccaagaatcattattctcatttgcccaggatagggcctccccttctagaaaccgttttactaacttaatttttatgttatctgacattcctacaacaaacatatccttacattggcgaataaagtcaatagggtgcagattttcaccaggaaagcatttcacttggatgtgcccatacattgtattttgattgtaaatcgtttgtttggacatcaatgcgtcctccaattgtgtacatttagtgtgtatattttctacttttgtatctacattagtggtatacaggttgtattcttgtttaaggttttctgaagttttgtctattctctgatctaatctttcaacttcagtatctactctgttgtagatgacagcaatgctgtcagtgttagcttgtatgttttcatttaaactttcaactttaacttgaaattcttttctgaagtgtatcaactgttctctagtgtccttactgagggtagttttaatttcctcacacttctcattgagatgagtacttaatagatcaaaatccaaacttaacttatccagtctatctgtgagtttcaagcttacctgttcacttgattgtttaacatccaaacgtacttgttcacttgattgtttaagttgcgagcttatttgagttgcaaaccctgctagccactctgttaagtttaattgttcaccatcccctggttcaatttttacatttcctacgatctcatcactctcaggtagagacatgttaactattaattattttatggttataatagaaggaaacattccacgaaggaaaaatatatctaaaaacaaagatgatgtgacttaccaaatgaaagtgctggcaggtcgacagacacacagacgaacacaaacatacacacaaaattcaagctttcgcaacaaactgttgcctcatcaggaaagagggaaggagagggaaagac
This genomic stretch from Schistocerca cancellata isolate TAMUIC-IGC-003103 chromosome 2, iqSchCanc2.1, whole genome shotgun sequence harbors:
- the LOC126162727 gene encoding pre-mRNA-splicing regulator WTAP isoform X1; the encoded protein is MADEGGVILTSPASGVHGRHSRRIKLSDQQLESITREELVRNWRELDSYVDVLESQVANQEAELNNLRESEDRIRQQHIESSHREKVLVRRLATKEQEMQEYANQIAELKAAQAPGATALRTALLDPSVNLLLQRLRQELLSTRARLEETQNELSAWKFTPDSNTGKRLMAKCRLLYQENEELGRMISSGRLAKLEGDLALQKSFSEEVKKSQSELDEFLQDLDEDVEGMQGTIYFLQQELRKAKESNAALQQENSALKSGGVTTTEHNTGLRTSEVGRESRPRTPLPLCHNGIREKGEDDSRGWDERTQGSDRPLTRDTSSSQSPGTENAADRPAGRDGSHPPQQPPPEEDSVSCDARSPEDTRLSPQRRPHSQYEESNDSTNVHSSMPPRTSQNSERNWQKVIVEQDDSSSDSSELILKIESEDIADDDLDPQSSDAGAETNKVGNSVNERDRSVPISADRTADRSDVIKEQSRDGRDSPSSRKRTCSNDDSSNDSDNVPLIKKVRRDSEISLHYNEEEDDAGLTNGESGVSGSRTSGK
- the LOC126162727 gene encoding pre-mRNA-splicing regulator female-lethal(2)D isoform X2, whose amino-acid sequence is MQEYANQIAELKAAQAPGATALRTALLDPSVNLLLQRLRQELLSTRARLEETQNELSAWKFTPDSNTGKRLMAKCRLLYQENEELGRMISSGRLAKLEGDLALQKSFSEEVKKSQSELDEFLQDLDEDVEGMQGTIYFLQQELRKAKESNAALQQENSALKSGGVTTTEHNTGLRTSEVGRESRPRTPLPLCHNGIREKGEDDSRGWDERTQGSDRPLTRDTSSSQSPGTENAADRPAGRDGSHPPQQPPPEEDSVSCDARSPEDTRLSPQRRPHSQYEESNDSTNVHSSMPPRTSQNSERNWQKVIVEQDDSSSDSSELILKIESEDIADDDLDPQSSDAGAETNKVGNSVNERDRSVPISADRTADRSDVIKEQSRDGRDSPSSRKRTCSNDDSSNDSDNVPLIKKVRRDSEISLHYNEEEDDAGLTNGESGVSGSRTSGK